The Glycine soja cultivar W05 chromosome 3, ASM419377v2, whole genome shotgun sequence genome window below encodes:
- the LOC114406184 gene encoding mitotic-spindle organizing protein 1B-like, translating into MDPEAARTARESLDLAFHMSNILDTGLDRHTLSVLIALCDLGVNPEALAAVVKELRKEKPSLSSSLPVAPSLP; encoded by the coding sequence ATGGATCCGGAGGCTGCACGAACTGCACGAGAATCTCTAGACCTGGCATTCCATATGTCCAATATACTTGATACTGGTCTAGACCGTCACACACTTTCTGTTCTTATAGCACTTTGTGATCTTGGAGTCAATCCTGAAGCGCTTGCTGCTGTTGTCAAGGAACTAAGAAAAGAGAAACCCTCACTATCATCATCACTTCCCGTAGCTCCTTCTTTGCCATAA